The DNA window AGCTCCGAAGCCCGTCGCTGAGACTCTCAGTTCGGATGAACTCTCCCCAATGACGACACCGCCACCGGCCACCAGAATCGAGAGATCATTGTTGATCAAACTCGATGACGAGACATCCACATAATTCGCAAGATCATTGATTAAACGTTCTCGTTGACCCCTTAATGCGTTCGGTACGGTCCCCTGATTCTCCAGAATTCGAATGCGGCGATTCAGAGCGCTCAGGTCTTCAGCCAAGCGATTGACCTCAGCAACTTCCTGCTCGATCACGACTGCGTTGGATCTCGTCAGATCATTCAATCGAGAGTGAAGTTGTTCAGTCTGCTGAATGACATGTCGAGCCGATTCCACAACAGCGTCTCGAACCGTGGCGACAGTCGGATGAGCCGCAAGTTCCTCCAACTGATTGAAGAACTCTGTCACCGACGCGACTAGTGAACCTTCCGTCGGGAGCAGCACCGTTTCAATTTGCCTCAATGTCTCGAGAACAGTCTTGGACTCTGCCTGCAGCGACGTGTTTAAGGTCAAAGCTACTTCCGAGACATGATCACGGAGTCGATCGATTCCTGCGACGACAACACCCGTTCCAACTTGCGTGTTATTTGGACCAGGCGAAAAACGATCGACAAACTCAACACGTTGACGATGAAAACCTGTCGTATTCGCATTCGCAATATTGTTCGCGATCGTGCTTAGCGCCTGTTGATTCGCTTGCAGTGCAGACAGTCCAATGTCGTAATGAATCATTTCAGGACCTTAATTCCAGAATTGTGTGAAGAGTCGCTGCAGCGAGACGGCCAGTCTGATCGTATTGAGGTTGGGACTCAGAACCTGTCGCAGCCCGGACTATCGTCTCGAAGACGTCGAGATGTGTTCTCGCATGAAAATTCATCACGCGTGCCAGTCCACGAACATTGCTTCGAGCTTTAATGACGGCATAAAATACCTCTTGAAGTTCAAGACGCTGAGAGGTTCGAACAAAATGCCTGACGCCATGTTCGAACTCAACTCGCTTCGAAAGCATCAACCGATTCGAACGAGATCGCTCCAGCCTCTTCCTTAACTCACTCTCGAGATCGCGAAATTTGTTGATCGCTTCTCGTTCGTTCGTAGCGCCGCTTCGATGCGAGAGAAGCTCGCGAATCAACCTCTCCGTCTGTTCCAGAAGGTGCAGTTCTTCAGTCAGGAGTTTGAAAAGACTCTCAGCGACATCGGTGTGCGGAGACTTCATCATTCACCAATCTTTGGGTGGCCACTCTTCGATTCGGAATCGATCGCGAGTGATTGAGTGAGTGTCTCTGTGAGTCCAATTCCGCCCTGTTCCGCCAGAAACTGACTCAGATATCGGTCGAACATTCCGCCAAGAGTATCTGACTCGTCGCCTTCGAAGAGACCTCCACCGGAAGCTTGCCGCATCTCTTTCAATAGTGTCGATATCAACAGACTTTCGAGTTCAACGCCAGCTTGCGCATTAGGTCGATTAACGAGTCCCGAATCGAAACCCAAACTCATCGATCCGAGATATGGTTGAATGGGGAGTGGTCCCATCTGCGAGTCCTTTCTGTCGACGCAAATCCAAGAGATCCGATCGCTCATTTGTCATCGTCACGAACAACTACTTAAAGAGTAGTTCCGCGTGCAGTGAACCCGATTCTTTAAGCATCTGGAAAATCGAGCTTAAGTCTCGAGGCGCGACTCCCAGCGCATTGAGAGCTTGTGCGAGTTCTCCAACAGTGACAGATTCTTCAAGGACGGCGATCGTGCCATCTTCTTCTTCAACAACGATATCTGTTCTCGGAACAATGGCAGTGACACCGTCACTGAATGGTGCCGGTTGGGAAACCTCAGGTGACTCTGCAGTGGAAACCGCCAGATTCGCGTGGGTAATAAGCACCTTCGACAGTTTGACATGCTCACCGACGATGATCGTCCCCGTCCGTTCATTGATGACGACGCGGGCAGGGACATCAGGGATGACCGTCATCATTTCGACAATCGCAAGGAATTCTGGAACAGCTCCATGAAAGGCTTCCGGAATCCAGATTTCGACCGATCCAGCGTCTCCAATCATTGCCGACTGTGGAAACTCCTCATTGATCACATCACCGATCCGGCGAGCGGTCTCCAACGATGGGTCATTGAGAAGCAAACGAACTCGCCCTCCACAACCGATTCCGTTTCCAACTTCCACCTCGACGACCGCGCCGTTTGGAATTCTTCCGGTCGTTGGATGATTCTTCTGAACCGTAGCCCCCTGCCCGGAGAAGCTGAATCCTCCAATCGACAATGGCCCCGAAGCAACGGCATAAACTTCACCATCTGCCCCGAATAAAGGCGTCATAATTAGCTGCCCGCCTTGTAGACTCTCCGCGTCATCAAATGCTGACACAAGCACATCAATCTGTGATCCCTGCTTGTCCAGGCTGTTCAAATCGGCCGTGACCGTAACGACCGAGATATTATCAGTCCGCTGAGCGGTATCCCGTTCGATGATGCTTCGCAATACGGGATCTGAACGAACGCCAAACCGTTGAAGCATATTCAATGCAAATCGTCGAGTGACTGGGCTACGACCTCCAGTCCCATCCAACCCAGTCACCAAGCCCATTCCAACAAGCTGGTTTCTCTGCACACCTTGAACTGTTGTAATGTCCTGAATACGGACCTCTGATGCGTTCAAAGTCGCCGACGATGAGACAAACGAGACCACGATGAAAACGAACAACAGTTGCCGTGCATCGAACTTACGCATAATTGAACTCCAGAGAAACGACAAAGCGTCGTCGCAAACCGACACATCGGAATCCGAATTGCTAGACGGTTAAGCAAGGATGACTCGCAAAGTTGGCTTTTGAACACTTTCGAACACTGACGAAATTCGAGTGTTGCACTTGAGCGAAACTGTCATTTGCGAAAACTAAAACGGCCAGAGATGATTAACTTTTCTTGCAAACCAACCTTGACGAGTAAACGATTGACTCGCTCCATCTCCATCGTAGACGAGCTGAAAGTCTGCGATAAACTGGGAGTGAATCGAGTTATCCGGTCGTAAGTCAATGGGTCGAATGATCCCTGAGAGCGTGACAAATCGTGACTCGCCAGCGATCATCGTTTCCCTTCGTCCACTGATGACCATGTTTCCATTTGGGAAGACACTCGTCACAGTTGCTGTCATGCGATCGGTCAATTCCTGTGAGTTTCGATAGTCCGACTGACCATCGAATTCGCGTTCCGAACTCACCTGAAAGTCCATCGCTGCATCGGCAGCGTTCGCTCCCAGTCCCCCGCCCGTCTTGAAATCAAATCCGAAGAAGCCACTCGATTCCGTTTCTTTGTTCATCCGCCGATCTTCCCTGCTATCGAGATCAGTTTCCTGAGAGACAAGCACAGTCACCAGGTCCCCAACATTTCGGGCTCGCGTGTCGTAAAACAGATAGGCATGATCGTCCGTCCGACGCATCCAGATCGATTGAGCACACGCCTCTTCCTGGCCAATGAAAACGAATACTCCAGTGACCAGTAAGACTGAAATTGTATTTGTAAATTTCGTCATCCTAATTGACATCTCCACATGAGAACGAAGTGTTTCGGTTCTTTACTTCAAGTCGACGACAGCTTCTCCCGCAGCCACAACCCTAGCTGTGACGATTCGGTTCGACTCAAGATTCTTGACACGAATCAGTTGCCCGACGCGTCCCGATTGCATTGCTTGGGTGCGAGGAACCACAAACTTCAATCCGCGAGTCTTCGCAACCAGACGCACAGCATCTCGCGTGTGAATGACCACATCCCGGTTCGCTGGCTGAACCTCCGCAAAGTCGTCGGCAGAGACTACAGATCCTGCTGGAATCACTTTGACCGACCGTTTCCCGATCACCTGTTCAATTGCCGGAGACTCAATCTTTTCGGACGTAAATGTAGATTGCATTTCGAACATCACCGGTGTCACGAGTTCGTCGCGTGAGATATTTCTTCTGGCAGCAAGAACTCTGCACTTTCGAGACACTGACATTCCGACACGCTCGGACCAAACCAGTTCATCTTCATGAAACGCACGAGCCTGAACCGAGACGCGCCCCCAAATCGAATGACGAGGAAAGTCGAAATCGAAACGAAGAGGAACCTTCAAGTTCACGTCCCGCTGATTGGTTCGAAAGACGGGCTGGAGAACCTTCACCTGCACATCCTCACCCTGAAAGTCGGTCAGACGAGCGACTTCCAATCGAGCAAAGTGCTCAAGACTCGCTTCGGTCAACTCCGCAGTCTCAATTCGCTGAACCTGGCATTCCTCCGCCCCAGTGAGAACGATGTCTCGATTGTCGGAACAGAGCGCCAACCGCAATTTGATAAATTGCCGATCAAGCGCGATTGACTCTCCACTTAGTTGAATGAGACAAAGATCAATCTCTCGCAGTTCCCGAGGAAGTAATTCTGGAGCGCTATCAATGACATCAACAAGCTTTACAACAGGCTGAAAGACTTGGACGTTCGCCCGGAGTCGAAGACACACCGGAGTCGATTGCTGGGCCTGTGCTAAATTCATCACTCCAGCGAATTGAATCATCAGCATGACCGCATAGAGACGTTTCAGCATTGGAACACCTCCTTGTTCTATGAGAGTAATCTCTCGTTCCCAGCGGACGAATTTACCGGACAATTTCCGACGAAGTTGCCAGCATTTCGTCTCCTGCTCGGATTGCTCGAGAATTCACTTCATAAGCACGTTGAGCACTAATCAAAGAAATGAGTTCTGTCACAACTTCCACGTTTGAACCTTCTAGAAATCCTTGACGAATGATGCCCAGCCCATCCTGACCAGGCACTCCAAGAACCTCATCTCCCGAAGCCGGCGTCGCTGCATAGAGATTGCCCCCCTCGCTTGAAAGGCCCGCCGAATTTAAGAAACGAGCAAGCTGCAGTTGCCCGAGTTGAACAGCATTCTCTGTGGCACCAGAGACGATTCCCGTCACTGTTCCATCTTCACCAATACTCAATTTGCTGAGGCTGATTCCATCCTGAATCGTGATCCCAGCATCGAGGAGATACCCATTCGCGGTCACCAGTTGGCCATTTCCATCGATTCGAAGTGCACCATCCCGGGTGTAGCGAGTGTCGCCGTTTGGCATCAGAACTTTAAGGAAGCCTTCTCCTTCGATCGCGATATCAAGAGAGTTCCCTGTTTGCTCCAAAGTTCCCGGAGTAAAAATCTTCGTGGTCCCACTGCTTCGGACACCGCTTCCGAGTTGTAGCCCGGTCGGTGAGACCTGCCCCTGAGCGACCTCCGTCCCCGGCTGCTCGACTGTCGTGTACATCAGATCTGCGAAGTTCAGATGACTTCGCTTAAATCCCGTTGTATTCACATTGGCAAGATTATTTGCTGTATTATCGAGCAGCAGTTCTTGCGCCTTCATTCCGGTCGCACTGGTATAGAGAGATCGAATCATAACTATTGTCCTCCGTAGGATTGTGTATGGCGCTGAATCGCGTTTGTGAGTGTTTCCAACGACCTCGCAGCGGCCTCGTGACGTCGCTGACTCGAAATCATTTCGACAAGTTCACGCGTCACAGAAACATTCGACTGCTCAAGGAATCCCTGACGAATTGTCGATTCATCAGCCAGCGGACGATCGGTTCCTTGATACTCGAACAACGTTCCTCCCGCTGGATTGAGTTGCTGCAGATCAGTGAAGCTCACGGTCTTAACTTGACCGACGAGTCGCTGTCCGGAAAAGAATCTTCCATCTTCCTGCACCTTAAGCTGATCCAGACTGGCTGGGAGCGAAAGTGACAGGCGTCCCTGCGTTCCTTGAACGATATAGCCTTCGTGTGTGACGAGAGTTCCCTCATCATCCAATCGAAAGCTTCCATTCCGCGTGTAACGAAGGCCGTCTGGTGTCTCGACTTCGAAGAACCCTTGACCTTCAATCGCCAGGTCGAGTGGAACTCCGGTTGGCTTAGACTGGCCGGGAGTGAAGTCGATACTGAGGTTTGCTCCCCGTAACCCTGGCAATGATCGAGCGGCGAGCTGCTCTGGCGTTTCATGCAACGAATCGTCAAACGTTCCCTGGCGCATCTGCATGCGACGATGCCCGGGCAGTTGAGCATGTGCGAGGTTGTGAGCGATCGCTTCATGGTGTCGCGCTGACGACTCCATCGCGATCGCTGAACTGTAGAGACCATGCAACATACGGAATCCTTTCCGTTTCAGCTGGTTGGCAATACTGAGCAAGTTCTTGAACTCTGTAACTGCTCTTCGAAAGGCGAGGCACCACAAGTGATACAAAGAGTGTTCTAGAAACCCCCACGTCCCGAACCGGAGATGCACTTGCTGTGCCAGTCACGGTAGCAGGGAAAGCGTTTTCGAAGTAAACAGTTTGAGGAGTTAGTAAAACTCTTGCATTGATAACTTTCCCGCCGATTATCCCGACTGCATCGGCCTTCCAAGAGACGGAAACTCTTTCCTTGAGACCAGAAATTGTTTCCCGCGACGTTTTGGCTTCACGCCCAATTCGAAACTCACAGCTATGAATGTTTTCATTCACGCCTGCAGGTGTTTCTCTTCAAGCTGCTACGAAAACCACTCGGGTGGCTGGGCCTTTCAATCGGAATAGCTTTCCCGAACCTCCTCTTCGTCAAGGTTTGCAAACACTGAGCCCGATCTCTTCTTTCAGCTCGTCTTGGTAATCGTCGAGCCGACACCGGAAACAGATGGGTGTCCAGTCGATGTCGTGAATGGCCTTAGCTAGTCAAAGTTTGCTGCCATGGAACGAGGTGACAATGTTACTTCCGAGAATCCTCCGCCACAGACTTCCCGCATGGGACGGTTTTCGCCGTGGATCATTTTGCTCGCGGCTGTGTCAGGAGGAGCGGTTCCTTTTCTCAGTCCGCTGATTGGCGACCTACCCTCCGACTTCTCTCCTGCGAGTCTCGCTAACGACACCAGCGAGAACTCATCCCGAATTACATACGTGCCCTTCGGAGAAGTGACTGTCAACCTCGATGAAGGGAGGATGAATCGATATCTACGACTCAAGATGGCTCTTCAGGTACTTCAAGATGACCAAGAGATGGTCACGAACTTGGCGGAGTCGCGTTCACTGGAGTTGCGAAACTGGCTTCTCAGTCATCTCTCCGACAAGAACTTAGATGATATTCGAGGCAAAGTGGGCCAGAACCAGCTACGCCGTGAGATTCGAAATCAGTTCAATACCGTTCTCTTTCCCAACGGCCGCGACCGTATTAACGACATCTTGTTCGAAGAATTCAATGTCCAATAACATCTCCATCGATCAACCTGTTATTGAGCCTGCAGACTTCGATAAGCCTCGCCGTCCGAAACAGGTTCTCTTTAAAATGTTGAACCAATGGCTGGCCGAGACCGCTGCTCGAGTCACCGAATCCTGGATGAGCGTCTGCACTCATCGCATTCAACTTGGGGCACAATCCATTGAGATTGTCGGTGATGAGTCAGCACGAAAGTCTCTTCCAGAAGAAGGCTATGCGATCGCAATAAGCATTGGCCCTGAAGAGTCGACGGGATTCTTATGCGTAGAAAAGACACAACTCTGGATGTTGTTGGCCGACCTCCTCGATCTCAATCCCGACGCACTCCCCCACGACCGGTCTCCAACACAAACCGAACGTTCAATGCTTGAAATTCTTATTGAAATGTATGTGTCTGGACTTGCAGCTGCGTGGCCTGGTCGCGGCGATCTTACGTGTCGATTCGAAGAACTCATCGAACGCCCTCATCGCAAACGAATTTCGACAGCTCATAGCACCTGGATCAAAGGGACACAAACCGTCACGAGCCGTTTCGGGATATCAGAAATCTTCTGGCTCTTCCCAAATTCACCGATCGAAGAGATCGTCGAAGACTCCGTCGATAGTGGTACCAGCTCCGGAAGTTTCACAGCTGGCAGCCTTGTTCACATTACGGAGCAAATCCCATTCGTTGTCACTGTCGAGCTGGGTGAGTTGAGCCTAAGCATGACCGAAATCACTGACCTCAACATCGGCGACATTCTCCTTTTAGATCAGTCCGTCCATCAACCGCTGAGCGCCCGCATTCAAGGTCAAAACAAGTGGAAAGGACGGCCCGTCCGACGAGGTCATCAACTAGCGTTTCAAGTGAGTGAAGTCGTATCAACGCCTGCCCGAAGTGACATTTTACCTTTAGGACAAACCGATTGACGTCGTACCGCCTACAAGCGACACCAAGCTCACTGCCGTTCCATTTACTGCAGCGAACGATGCAACATGAGTTCTCCTTCCTCAGTCTTTAAACAAGTGGAATTGAGATGTCTGAGATAGAAACTTCTGCCAAATTCACACCAACTGGGTCTGACGAACAACCATCGGCATTCCCCGTCGACTACCCGACACGCCCGTCAGTTGACGCGGCCTCGTCACGCTTGCCACTCAAAATGTTCCACGACGTCCAAGTCCATGTTTCTGTCGAACTCGGACGAACGCGAATGACAATTCACGAGTTGCTTCAGCTAGGCGAAGGAAGTGTGATCGAGCTTGACCGGAATGTCAGCGAAGCAGTCGACATCATTGCTCAGGGAGTGCGAATTGCTCGCGGCGAAGTTTGCATTGTCGAAGACCACTATGCCGTTCGACTCACTGAAATTGAATCTGAATCGAACACTTCAGTTTTGGATTCATAAACCCAACATCGACTCCCGCACTCACTCAAGACTTGTTCATTTCCTTCCAAAACGAAACCCCGATGATGCAAACCGCACCTGCAAAGCGATGTTCACTTCAAGTGCCAGTTCTCGCAGGGCTGTGGATCATCTATGGGCTCCTTGCTGGACCGTTCACTATTGGATACGCCGAAGACTATTCGGTTTGGAAATCGATTGATGCAAACGTCGATATCGACTCTCTATTCAATTCAGATACCACCGCGCTCATTGACCAGCAACCGATCCCCTCAACGACCACCCCGAATTTGCATATAAACTCCGATCGTTCAATTTTCGGCGAGAGCAAGCAAGCCAACGGCTCATTGTTGTGCGGTAAGCATGAAGAGCCTAGCAAGGGATATAGTCTCTCTGAGAGTAGTCAAACACAAATGCAATCCGGCCCCTTTGCTTCACTCGACGACATTGACTCTTCTGTACAGAGCTTATCGGAGGAAGAACTAAGCCCAGAGATTCCCGATATATGGACTCTCATCCCGATGACCAGTCTCGTACTGATCGCTGCATTGGGCACAGCTGTATTATTGAAGTGGTTTCAATCATCACGGCCGATTCAAACACCGCAGCGAATCGTTAGGCAAATAGAGACATTAAATTTAGGGCCTCGAGCGAGACTGCACCTTGTGGCAGTGCATGATGAGAATATTCTGGTCGCGATCGACACTCATGGCATCAAATCTGTGACAGTTGTTCCAAGTTGGTCACGAGGAATCGATTCCGAAGCGATCGTGACAACTGGCGAGAAAACTTCAGATCAAGGATCTTGTGATGTTTGCTGACTCTCTAACAAATGTCACAAGTGAAATGCTTCGTTCGGAAGCTTTTCAATCGACGTCACCCCATCTGAAAGTGGCACTCTTTTTGGGTGCGATGGCATTTTTGTCGTCTGCGCTCGTCACAATGACAGCTTTCACACGGATCGTCATCGTCCTCTCGTTCGTCAGGCGTGCGTTATCAACGCAGGAGATTCCGCCGACGCAGGTGATTCTCGGACTCTCTCTGTTCTTAACGCTCTTCGTGATGGGTCCGACATTAACAACACTCGAGGAGGAAGCTGTCACACCTTACCTCCAGGAACGCATTTCAGGAGAAGCTGCGTGGACTCGGGGCAGCCAAATCCTGAGTCAGTTCATGCTTGCCCAGACAAGAAAGCAAGACCTGCTGTTGATGATGGACCTCGCCGATGTCCAATCAATTGAGTCACCAGAAGAAGTCCCTCTGCGGGTGCTTGTGCCATCGTTTGTCATCAGTGAGCTGAAGACGGCATTTATCATGGGATTCTGCATCTACCTCCCATTTGTCCTCATCGACCTTGTTGTTTCTGTCATCCTCATGGCCTTAGGAATGATGATGATGCCACCAGTGGTGATATCCACCCCCTGTAAACTTCTCCTCTTTATTCTGATCGACGGATGGAGCCTCATTGTTCGCTCTCTCAGTTTGAGTTTTCAGACCTAACTCAATTGCGATACACAGCAATTGAAGATCATTATTAAACGTTTAGAGAGAACAGAAACACACGACCGAAATGTCCTCCACGACGAGTTCAGCACAGTCAGTTTTCATTCGCATCGATGGAGAATCCCTCCTGCCGCTCGGCTTGTTGGGTGTTCTGGTCATCATGCTGATTCCTTTGCCGACTTTTCTTCTCGATATCCTTCTCGCGAGCAATCTAACGCTTACGATTCTTCTGCTCCTCGTCACCATGGGAGCACGCCAGGCGTTGGACTTGTCAGTATTCCCATCGCTTCTCCTATTGTTAACGCTTTATCGGCTGTCACTGAATGTGGCGACGACGCGAGTCATTCTGCTCTCCGCAGATGCGGGCAAACTGGTGCAGGCGTTTGGCGACTTCGTGGTTGGCGGAGATTTGATCGTTGGACTCGTCATTTTCCTGATTCTGATCGTTATCCAATTCGTCGTCATTTCCAAAGGAGCTGGTCGCATTTCAGAAGTGGCAGCGAGGTTCACCCTCGACGCCCTGCCTGGAAAGCAGATGTCGATCGACGCAGAGCTGAATGCCGGCTCAATCGACGAAAAGACAGCAAAGAAACGACGCGAGGACCTTTCCCAAGAGACCGAATTCTATGGGGCTATGGATGGTGCCAGCAAATTCGTTCGCGGAGATGCGATCGCCGGATTGATCATTACAGCGATCAATCTGGTAGGAGGGATGCTGCTCGGAATCACTCACGGAATGTCTCTGACTGAGTCACTTCACCGCTACTCAATTCTAACAGTGGGCGACGGCTTAATCTCACAAATCCCGGCACTGATCATCGCGGTCACAGCGGGGATTCTGGTTACGAAAACAACCTCGCAAAACACACTCGGTGAAGAAATCGAGTCGCAACTGCTTCGAAGCGAACGCCCTCTCTGGATCGCCATCGCCATCATCTCTTTGTTGACGATGGTCCCCGGGCTGCCAAAGTTTCCGTTCTTCATGGTCGGACTAATTCTAGTCGCGACAGTGTTTTGGAAGAACCAATCCCAAAAAGCGGAACAGTCTGAAGAAACTCATGAAGCTGACTCATCTCCCAAAGAGAGCCGCACCGAAGTCGAAGATTTTCTGATGCGTGATCGACTGACGATTGAGCTCGGTTCTCGCTTAATTTCTCTCATCAATTCATCGCGCGGTAAAAAACTTCCAGAGAGAATCACTTCCGTTCGCAGCGACTTTGCCAAAGAACGTGGAATCTGCATTCCGCCCATTCGCGTGAAAAGCCAGCTGCAGCTTGAACCGAATCGATACCATATCCGCCTCGGAAGTCGAGTGGTTGCCTCTGGCGAACTGCAACCGGACTCATTGCTGGCCATCCCGCCTGACAAAACCACCGCGAAAATTCCGGGAGTCGACACGATCGAGCCGGCATTTCAACTTCCCGCAAAATGGATCGAACCTTCGGTCGAAACACAGGCTAAGGCGAAGCACTTTACTGTCGTCGATTCCTCCGGCGTCCTCATGACACACCTTGGTGAAGTCCTGAAGACACACGGACATGAACTGCTCTCTCGCGAAGTTCTTAAAGAAATGCTCGACCGCGTCCGAGAGTTTGCCCCTTCGATTGTCGATGAGTTGAAAGCTGAGTCGGTCCGGACTGCCGTCCTGCATCAAGTGCTGCGTCAACTCGCGGCCGAAGGAGTCTCGCTGGTTGATCTGACTTCAATTCTGGAATCAATCGCGAATCATGCCGCCCAGTGCAAAGACCCCAACTTGCTCACGGATGCGGTTCGCGCTGATCAAGGACAAGTATTGTGTGAACCGTTTCTCTCTGAATCAGCAGAATTGAGAGTGGTTGCTTTTGATCCACGCCTTGAAGGTCGCCTCCGGGAGTCGCTTCGCGAAGGCCAACTCGCACTTGGACCGCAGCCGTTGAATTCCCTGATTGAAGTCGTCCAGTCATGTGCAGAAAACTCACGGCGTTTGAATCTTCCGATCGCAGTCCTCACAGACAAGTCACTCCGCCGGTCCATTCGCCGTCTCTTTCAAAACTCTTTCCCCTATCTCGGGTGCCTCGCATACCAAGAAGTACCCGCCGGCATACCACTGGACCCAATACGCATCATCAGCCTCGATGAAGTTTTTGCTTCTGTCGAACCGCAAGCAATATCTGACTCCAAACCATCGATTAATGCCGTGTAGCGAAACACAGATAATGACAACTGGGAGTGTGTTGGATAAAGGGAATGAATTTGTATGGCACCTTCAAACTTCGCGATCCTGTTTGGCACCCTGACAGCTTCGTTCACGACTTTACTCACAATCGCATCCGGCCATGAGCCAGAAACGATTCTATGGAGAGTCTCGATAGCCAGCATGATAATTAGCGTTCTGACATACATCGTTATCGCCATGCTGCAGGAATGGGTATTCGATGACGACGATTCTCTGGACTGAAAACGCACTGCGGACTCACTGAAGACTCCGTTGAAAATAAACGTCTGGCAAACGCGAGAGATCGACAGCCGGAACTGAGAGACTAAGACGACACGAGTAATTGAGGCAGCGCATGGACGCCGGACTGCAGACTTACCGAAACCACGCAGACCAGGAGAACCGGGATCAATTGGTCCTCAACCATCTTGCGTATGTTAAAAAGATCATTGGTCAAATGCGTTCTGAACTGCCTGATGAGCTCGACATTGAAAACTTAGAAGCAGCTGGAATTCTCGGGCTGGTTGAGGCAGCCTCCCGATTCAATTCAAACGTCGGAGCTCAATTCACAACATTCGCTTACCAACGGATCCGAGGTGCGATTCTGGACGAACTACGGCGCAACTGCCCTCTCCCTCAGAGCACATTACAACACTGGGCCATGATTCGGGATGTCTGGCACCAACTGGGAGAACGTCCGACGCCGCTATCAATCGCGTCAGCCACGGGACTGTCAGTCGACGAAGTTGAAGCCTGCCTGGCTGCCATTCGTATGACGCGTCCGGAAGTCTGGCGAGAAGAACTTCCGGTTCGACGGGTGAACGACGAAGCAGCTGACGATCTCTACTCTGAGAAAGAACAGCTTCGACGACTTACAGACGCCATCGAAAAAATCAGCGACCGAGCACGCACAGCGATCACACTGTACCACCTCGACCAGATGACACTC is part of the Thalassoglobus sp. JC818 genome and encodes:
- a CDS encoding flagellar biosynthetic protein FliO, which translates into the protein MPVLAGLWIIYGLLAGPFTIGYAEDYSVWKSIDANVDIDSLFNSDTTALIDQQPIPSTTTPNLHINSDRSIFGESKQANGSLLCGKHEEPSKGYSLSESSQTQMQSGPFASLDDIDSSVQSLSEEELSPEIPDIWTLIPMTSLVLIAALGTAVLLKWFQSSRPIQTPQRIVRQIETLNLGPRARLHLVAVHDENILVAIDTHGIKSVTVVPSWSRGIDSEAIVTTGEKTSDQGSCDVC
- the fliP gene encoding flagellar type III secretion system pore protein FliP (The bacterial flagellar biogenesis protein FliP forms a type III secretion system (T3SS)-type pore required for flagellar assembly.), translated to MFADSLTNVTSEMLRSEAFQSTSPHLKVALFLGAMAFLSSALVTMTAFTRIVIVLSFVRRALSTQEIPPTQVILGLSLFLTLFVMGPTLTTLEEEAVTPYLQERISGEAAWTRGSQILSQFMLAQTRKQDLLLMMDLADVQSIESPEEVPLRVLVPSFVISELKTAFIMGFCIYLPFVLIDLVVSVILMALGMMMMPPVVISTPCKLLLFILIDGWSLIVRSLSLSFQT
- a CDS encoding flagellar biosynthesis protein FlhA, yielding MSSTTSSAQSVFIRIDGESLLPLGLLGVLVIMLIPLPTFLLDILLASNLTLTILLLLVTMGARQALDLSVFPSLLLLLTLYRLSLNVATTRVILLSADAGKLVQAFGDFVVGGDLIVGLVIFLILIVIQFVVISKGAGRISEVAARFTLDALPGKQMSIDAELNAGSIDEKTAKKRREDLSQETEFYGAMDGASKFVRGDAIAGLIITAINLVGGMLLGITHGMSLTESLHRYSILTVGDGLISQIPALIIAVTAGILVTKTTSQNTLGEEIESQLLRSERPLWIAIAIISLLTMVPGLPKFPFFMVGLILVATVFWKNQSQKAEQSEETHEADSSPKESRTEVEDFLMRDRLTIELGSRLISLINSSRGKKLPERITSVRSDFAKERGICIPPIRVKSQLQLEPNRYHIRLGSRVVASGELQPDSLLAIPPDKTTAKIPGVDTIEPAFQLPAKWIEPSVETQAKAKHFTVVDSSGVLMTHLGEVLKTHGHELLSREVLKEMLDRVREFAPSIVDELKAESVRTAVLHQVLRQLAAEGVSLVDLTSILESIANHAAQCKDPNLLTDAVRADQGQVLCEPFLSESAELRVVAFDPRLEGRLRESLREGQLALGPQPLNSLIEVVQSCAENSRRLNLPIAVLTDKSLRRSIRRLFQNSFPYLGCLAYQEVPAGIPLDPIRIISLDEVFASVEPQAISDSKPSINAV
- a CDS encoding sigma-70 family RNA polymerase sigma factor, producing MDAGLQTYRNHADQENRDQLVLNHLAYVKKIIGQMRSELPDELDIENLEAAGILGLVEAASRFNSNVGAQFTTFAYQRIRGAILDELRRNCPLPQSTLQHWAMIRDVWHQLGERPTPLSIASATGLSVDEVEACLAAIRMTRPEVWREELPVRRVNDEAADDLYSEKEQLRRLTDAIEKISDRARTAITLYHLDQMTLKEIGTVMGLSESRVSRILAASELELKGLLLTTSNDHEICSN